The proteins below are encoded in one region of Paenibacillus albus:
- a CDS encoding D-alanyl-D-alanine carboxypeptidase family protein, whose amino-acid sequence MLRLRRLICFNACVLLFIQLWFVASPSHAEGLANDEPNMISESAVLMDAKTGTVLYAQNADREQFPASITKIVTGIIALENESALSNLVTVSKEARGEDGTRIYLAEGEQVTLEKLLYGMLMNSGNDAATAIAEYIDGTKAKFAERMNAWVKEKVGVEHTHFVNPSGLPDKTQVTTALDMAKIARYAMQNEKFRQIVATKRLPWVGKEWTSTLINHNELLKGYEGATGIKNGYTEAAGFTLVASAKRNGMELIGVLLKSPSKAVVYDDMRNLLDYGFANFDLQQVVSADQAYPFMSKEPAQFIAREPMWAVLRKGVIPSVDVTSDGDVMVTSTLGTVKAGAMEPVKPTIESVIEESPKVAADIATAAVEPTTVKPEPTRGQKLSILFVWMGLLVYLAILAYIRLKRQQRERGRGL is encoded by the coding sequence ATGCTAAGACTGCGCCGATTAATCTGTTTCAATGCATGTGTCTTGTTATTTATTCAATTGTGGTTTGTGGCGTCGCCCTCTCATGCGGAAGGGTTAGCAAATGACGAACCGAATATGATTTCGGAATCGGCTGTGCTTATGGATGCCAAGACGGGAACGGTTCTGTATGCGCAGAACGCGGATCGGGAACAATTTCCAGCCAGCATTACGAAGATTGTGACAGGGATAATAGCCTTAGAGAATGAAAGCGCTTTATCAAACTTGGTGACCGTCTCGAAAGAAGCACGCGGTGAAGACGGCACGCGAATCTACCTGGCAGAAGGCGAACAAGTGACGCTAGAGAAGCTGCTCTATGGGATGCTGATGAATTCGGGCAATGACGCGGCGACAGCGATTGCTGAATATATAGATGGTACCAAGGCAAAATTCGCGGAGCGGATGAACGCTTGGGTGAAAGAAAAGGTAGGCGTAGAGCATACGCATTTCGTGAATCCGAGCGGCTTGCCGGACAAGACGCAGGTAACAACGGCTCTGGACATGGCCAAGATCGCGCGTTATGCCATGCAGAACGAGAAATTCCGTCAGATCGTCGCTACGAAACGGTTGCCTTGGGTCGGCAAGGAGTGGACGTCTACGCTCATAAACCATAACGAGCTGCTGAAGGGCTATGAAGGCGCGACGGGGATTAAGAATGGCTATACGGAAGCAGCAGGTTTCACGTTGGTAGCTTCGGCCAAACGGAACGGGATGGAGCTAATCGGCGTTCTGTTGAAATCGCCTTCGAAGGCTGTTGTGTATGATGATATGCGGAACTTGCTCGACTACGGCTTTGCGAATTTTGATCTTCAGCAGGTGGTAAGCGCGGATCAAGCTTATCCGTTCATGAGTAAGGAGCCGGCGCAATTTATAGCGCGAGAGCCGATGTGGGCGGTGCTGCGCAAAGGGGTTATTCCGAGCGTGGACGTAACGTCAGACGGCGATGTGATGGTTACGAGCACGCTGGGTACGGTCAAGGCGGGTGCGATGGAGCCGGTAAAGCCGACAATAGAATCGGTCATTGAGGAGTCTCCGAAAGTGGCAGCAGATATAGCGACAGCAGCTGTGGAGCCAACTACTGTGAAACCAGAGCCTACACGCGGACAGAAGCTGTCGATCTTGTTTGTATGGATGGGCTTGCTTGTTTATTTGGCGATCCTCGCGTATATTCGATTGAAGCGACAGCAGCGGGAGCGCGGCCGCGGTTTATAA
- a CDS encoding aldo/keto reductase — MKYRRLGKTDLNVSVIGIGTWQFGGEWGQDYTQDEADAILDRAAELGINLIDTAECYGDHLSEAFIGDYLSRRKREEWVVATKFGHHFHERFTRTDKFAPEDIVQQLDASLKALRTDYIDLYQFHSGPDAVFDNDELWTVLDKQVAAGKIRHLGTSIGSNSNSHQVDASTKVGSKVIQVVYNRLDQAPEQEVFPSCIRQDLGVLARVPLASGYLSGKYKPGAVFDPTDVRHRHDQESTLLKLQEVERIAKEEVPAGVDMAAWALAWCLKHPAVTAVIPGCKNPAQVDSNASVVALLEDSHPQDMKQ; from the coding sequence ATGAAATACCGGAGACTTGGCAAGACGGATCTGAATGTATCGGTTATCGGGATTGGAACTTGGCAGTTCGGAGGCGAATGGGGCCAAGATTATACGCAGGATGAAGCGGATGCGATTCTTGACCGTGCAGCAGAGCTTGGCATTAACTTGATCGACACGGCAGAATGCTACGGCGATCATCTGTCGGAAGCGTTCATCGGCGATTATCTATCGCGCCGGAAGCGGGAGGAATGGGTCGTTGCTACGAAGTTCGGCCATCACTTCCATGAGCGGTTCACCCGGACGGATAAGTTTGCGCCGGAAGATATCGTTCAGCAGTTAGATGCCTCGCTGAAAGCGCTGCGGACGGATTACATAGATCTCTACCAGTTCCATTCCGGCCCAGACGCGGTGTTCGATAATGATGAGCTCTGGACGGTGCTCGATAAGCAAGTCGCTGCGGGCAAAATCAGACATCTCGGAACTTCCATCGGCAGCAACAGCAACTCGCATCAAGTAGATGCTTCAACTAAGGTTGGTTCGAAGGTCATCCAAGTCGTCTATAACCGACTGGATCAAGCGCCAGAGCAAGAAGTCTTCCCATCCTGTATCAGACAGGATCTTGGCGTCTTGGCGCGTGTCCCGCTTGCAAGCGGCTATCTAAGCGGCAAGTACAAGCCGGGAGCGGTGTTCGATCCGACTGACGTGCGTCATCGCCACGACCAAGAGAGCACGCTGCTCAAGCTGCAGGAAGTGGAGCGAATCGCGAAGGAAGAAGTGCCTGCTGGCGTTGACATGGCAGCATGGGCGCTTGCATGGTGCTTGAAGCATCCAGCAGTAACCGCGGTAATTCCAGGCTGTAAGAACCCGGCGCAGGTGGATTCCAACGCGAGCGTCGTCGCTCTTCTCGAAGATTCGCATCCGCAGGATATGAAGCAATAA